GTGTGtaccaacatttttgttttgtgggtttgttttcctgtacataaaaatatatacaattttaaaaaggatagtaaatctgcaaatacatttaaatttaaaaaagtaattgctATCAatctttaaaaggaaaaacttgTCTTTTATacggaaataaaaaaaataaaaaccgcCATGAAAGCATGTAACGGTCCTGCAGAGAGCCGCACCCTGACTCACAGCAGCTCAGGTCTGCCGGAGTCTGAAACGGCTCACAGGACAgggtgtcctcctcctcctcctcctcctcctcctcctcctcaccccgGGGTCCCGGCCACCCTCAGCAGCTCCTCCTTGTTCAGCCCGGTGAATTTCACCTCCTCCCGGTCCTCCTCCTCGGGGATCTTCAGCTTCACGGAGCCGTTTTTCTCCGCCGCCGGTGTGTCTCCTCCGGCAGACGGAGCGTCCTCGGCCCGCTCCGCTCCTCCGGTCATCGGctgcctctcctgctcctcctgatCCAGGTCTACCTCGCTCACATCGGCCTCCGTCGCATCAGCATCCGAGGGGACCGGGGCGGCATCCGGAGCCGGAtccgccgcctcctcctcctgctcagcATCCTTCACATCCACGTTGGTCTCCTCCGTGTTCATACCGGCGGCGATCCGGTAACCTGCCGTTAATCTGCTGTTAATCGACctaagaaagaaagagaggagaatcACGGAGCTCCGCACCGGCCGAGGAGTCCGTGAcgtctgactgtgtgtgtgtgtgtgtgtgtgtgtgtgtgtgtgtgtgtgtgttagaaacactgcagtgatGGTGCTTTCACCGCTGTCGGAAATATGAGAACTCTCTCCGAGTCTCCTCTCAGCTCATATTTGGAGGTCTGTGTGACATGATGTGATTTCACTGATTATTGGGACCTGTTCGTCTTGATTCAGATAAGTCACATTTGCCAAAAGTatttcaattgaaaaaaaaaaagaatatctatatatatgtatacatcttttaaaggaagaaaacactCACATCACATGCCAAAATgatcacccaaaaattaaagaaagcaaaataaatcaaagacagaaaattgcCCAAAAACCTTGTGAAGACAAAAGGTGGCATAACTTTTTACAGACATCATCatcaagttttaaagaaaaacaatgcaattttattttagagAAAGCATGCAAACTCGTACAGTTTGGTAAGGATTTTTACCgtgaaaaaatgcaacaaaacttttaagcaaaaaaaaatgccaaaattttttaaagaaaataaaaatcgccATGATTTTTGTGATTCGTTTATGAGTCTGCacaatttctcaaaattttcAAAGCGATCAAATTCAGGTCTAAACTGTGGATTCGATCCGTCCTCAATCTTAAAAACGTCTgaacaagcaaaaataattttttcttgTGGTTTGAGAGAAACAGATCAGATTATAGAAATCTCCAAATAAAAGGCTGAATTATTTCTGATCAGACGAAGAAAAGACTCATGAACACTAACATTTTCGTCTGGGTTTATCCACCATGTGGCGGGAGGTCTCACCTGATGGCGGGAAGGATGACAAagtctggtaaaaaaaaaaaaagaaaaaagaaaaaaagaaaaat
This sequence is a window from Plectropomus leopardus isolate mb unplaced genomic scaffold, YSFRI_Pleo_2.0 unplaced_scaffold22132, whole genome shotgun sequence. Protein-coding genes within it:
- the LOC121965883 gene encoding 4F2 cell-surface antigen heavy chain-like — translated: MNTEETNVDVKDAEQEEEAADPAPDAAPVPSDADATEADVSEVDLDQEEQERQPMTGGAERAEDAPSAGGDTPAAEKNGSVKLKIPEEEDREEVKFTGLNKEELLRVAGTPG